Sequence from the Candidatus Sulfotelmatobacter sp. genome:
CACCAGCAGGGCGGCCGCAGCGGAGCGTACGTTCACGGCTTGGGCGCGGGAGGCGGAAGGTCGAACGCGACCAGCGTCGAATCGAATCCACAGGTCTTGTGAGCGCTGTCACAGAACGGCTTGTTGCTCGATTGGCCGCAGCGACACAGCGAGACGCGGGTGCGCCCGGAAAGTCCGAACCGCCGGCCTTCGGAGTCCACGATCTCGAAGTCGCCCTCGATGCGAAGCGACCCGTTGTTCATCACCGTGATGCGGGCGGCGGGCATGGATTTCTCTCCGAACGATCGCGAAGCCGGCGGCGAGAAGCGTCGGCCACGATAGCAGGCGGCTCCCCCACCCGCGACCGTGCCGGCCGTGGTGCTAGGCTCCGGCGAAAGGGCCGGCGGGTGGCCGATTCGCGACCGGGACCGCCGGCGCGCGACCAGGCCTCGGGCGGCCCGCGACGGGGGATTTCATGTCGGGAAGCGATACGAAGATCATCGTGGGCAAGTTCGACGGGAGCAGCTTCATGGCGCCGGTCTGGATCATGGGCTGGCTGTTTACCATCGGCTTTCTGCACCTGCACTTTGTTAAAGGCTTCCTGGCGCTGATCTTGTGGCCGGTTTACCTGGGATCGGCGCTGGCGCATTGAGCGGCTGCAGCGTGGCGGACGGTACTTGGAGGGGCTGCAACCCAGCGGGAGCGCCCGCGTAGAATTGCGTGTTGGGAACCCGCCCACCCGGCCCCGGCATCCGCCGGCCGGGACGGGCGCGCTTCCCCGAAGGAGGTTGGACGACGTGCTCGGGCTGCTCGTGGCCGGTGTCACCCTCGCGATTGGAGTCGCGGTGGTGGGTCTGGTGGGTGCGGTGCTTTCGCTCGTCTTCGGAATCGTGTTCCTGCCGTTCAAGCTTCTGGGGCTCGCCTTCCGTGGAATCGGCGTGGTGCTCGCCCTGCCATTTCTTGCCGCCTTTGGAATTCTTGGTTTGGTGATTTTCGGCGTCGGCGCGCTGATCTTCCTGATGCCGGCGCTGCCGTTCGTCGCGCTGGTGTTCGCTCTGATCTGGCTGGTGCGGCGGGGCATGAGGCCGGCGCGCGCGTAGAACAAGCCGTACGTGGCCGAACGGGAATTCGGGCACGCATTCATGAACGGCGAGCGTCGGGCGGCCGCAGAGGCTCGCCCCGA
This genomic interval carries:
- a CDS encoding CDGSH iron-sulfur domain-containing protein — its product is MPAARITVMNNGSLRIEGDFEIVDSEGRRFGLSGRTRVSLCRCGQSSNKPFCDSAHKTCGFDSTLVAFDLPPPAPKP